In Polyodon spathula isolate WHYD16114869_AA unplaced genomic scaffold, ASM1765450v1 scaffolds_2632, whole genome shotgun sequence, one genomic interval encodes:
- the ssna1 gene encoding Sjoegren syndrome nuclear autoantigen 1, translated as MTQQGAALQTYNNELVKCIEELCSKREELNRQILQEEEEKTKLQNDIRILTEKLSRVNESLARKLASRNDFDRTIAETEAAYMKILESSQTLLNVLKREAGSLSKGTLSHSAHKDS; from the exons ATGACACAGCAGGGAGCGGCGCTGCAAACTTACAACAACGAGCTGGTCAAAT GCATCGAGGAGCTGTGCTCCAAGCGCGAGGAGCTGAACCGGCAGatcctgcaggaggaggaggagaagacgAAGCTGCAGAACGACATCCGCATCCTGACAGAGAAGCTGAGCCGCGTCAACGAGAGCCTGGCACGCAAGCTGGCATCACGCAATGACTTCGACCGCACCATCGCTGAGACAGAGGCAGCCTACATGAAG ATCCTGGAGAGCTCTCAGACGCTGCTGAATGTGCTGAAGAGGGAGGCAGGGAGTCTGAGCAAAGGCACCTTGAGCCACAGCGCCCACAAGGACTCCTGA
- the anapc2 gene encoding anaphase-promoting complex subunit 2 codes for MASLLQQASGAELSAAWSTLSAGLVPASALGLASPGSDSSASVTPSSPEALRQAVEVLCAWGLEGCVEEWYLEVLQTDLQRNVVPEFWSGLEQPENGLNERQRAGLLLAAFRTLSGRLEPYLRGLALLGGWEEAGALPGLGAEALREKVFTLFRAILLFSPGPALGDSLQEFYARTFRVHMRLRRERERGRGGREQDSLMEETLGSSSIATEELSEEEEEEEEEQGGSAGLCPGCRVDRGQCWCLEAMEQLEHLRQILTSLHLLERVSSDAVTTILHSLIEQRMEARCRGEYERSFLSDFQEWLEKVNGWLSKVFLSPTPSLEGEATLKRWRCHMHSFFCLIYVSMRIEELFSIIRDFPDSKPAIEDLKYCLERTGQRQQLLTSLKSAMETRLLHPGVHTSDIITLYISAIMALRELDPSMVILQVACEPIRKYLRTREDTVRQIVAGLTGDTEGSSELANELSKADPVTLEHGQDSDEETADPEDWLPDPIDAEADKCGSKRRSSDIISLLVSIYGSKELFISEYRSVLADRLIHQLNYNTTREIRNVELLKLRFGESHLHFCEVMLKDVADSRRINSNVADEEMKLPEEQRSPLPLSALIMSSEFWPPLKEEKLELPAPIKEVMESFTKRYEKLKAMRTLSWKPHLGSVTLDLELGDRTLSNLSVSPVHAAIIMHFQDRSSWTLEELGEALEMPASVLRRRMTLWQQQGVLREEPAGTFVVVEKAQCERPEKNVVLLESDEEGESNMATQSEQKEEKLQMFWAYIQAMLTNLDSMSLERIHNMLKMFVTMGPVVTEMDIQELQAFLQTKVRDQQLISSGGVYRLPKSPN; via the exons ATGGCCTCGCTTCTGCAGCAGGCGAGCGGCGCTGAGCTGTCCGCCGCTTGGAGCACACTGAGCGCCGGTCTGGTTCCCGCCTCAGCCCTCGGACTG gcgaGCCCTGGCTCAGACTCCAGTGCCTCGGTGACCCCCTCCTCTCCTGAGGCCCTGCGCCAGGCTGTGGAGGTGCTGTGTGCCTGGGGGCTGGAGGGCTGCGTGGAGGAGTGGTATCTGGAGGTGCTGCAGACAGACCTGCAGCGCAATGTGGTCCCCGAGTTCTGGAGCGGTCTGGAGCAGCCAGAGAATGGGCTGAACGAGAGGCAGCGGGCGGGGCTCCTGCTTGCTGCCTTCCGGACCCTGAGCGGCCGGCTGGAGCCTTACCTGCGCGGCCTGGCCCTGCTGGGGGGCTGGGAGGAGGCGGGAGCCCTGCCGGGGCTGGGAGCCGAGGCGCTCAGGGAGAAGGTGTTCACCCTCTTCAGGGCCATCCTGCTGTTCTCCCCGGGGCCCGCGCTAGGAGACAGCTTGCAGGAGTTCTACGCGCGCACGTTCCGCGTGCACATGAGGCTGCggcgggagagggagaggggccgGGGGGGCAGAGAGCAGGACAGCCTCATGGAGGAGACGCTGGGCAGCAGCAGCATCGCCACTGAAGAGctcagcgaggaggaggaggaggaggaggaggagcagggggGCTCGGCAGGGCTGTGTCCAGGCTGCAGGGTCGACAGGGGGCAGTGCTGGTGTCTGGAGGCCATGGAGCAACTGGAGCATCTCAGGCAGATACT CACCAGCTTGCATCTCCTGGAGAGGGTGAGCTCCGACGCTGTCACCACCATCCTGCACAGCCTGATTGAGCAGCGCATGGAGGCGCGCTGCCGCGGGGAGTACGAGCGCTCCTTCCTCAGCGACTTCCAGGAG tggCTGGAGAAGGTGAACGGCTGGCTGAGCAAGGTGTTCCTGAGCCCGACGCCGTCCCTCGAGGGCGAGGCCACCCTGAAGCGCTGGCGCTGCCACATGCACAGCTTCTTCTGCCTCATCTACGTGAGCATGCGCATCGAGGAGCTCTTCAGCATCATCCGTG ATTTTCCTGATTCCAAACCTGCTATTGAGGATCTGAAGTACTGCCTGGAGCGGACCGGTCAGAGACAGCAGCTGCTGACATCACTGAAATCTGCCATGGAGACACGCCTCCTCCACCCAG GAGTGCACACCTCTGACATCATCACTCTGTACATCTCGGCCATCATGGCTCTGCGGGAGCTGGACCCCTCCATGGTCATCCTGCAAGTGGCCTGTGAGCCGATCCGCAAGTACCTGAG GACGCGGGAGGACACGGTGCGGCAGATAGTGGCCGGCCTCACAGGGGACACAGAGGGCTCCAGCGAGCTGGCCAATGAGCTGTCGAAGGCTGACCCCGTGACCCTGGAGCATGGGCAGGACAGTGACGAGGAGACCGCGGACCCTGAGGATTGGCTCCCTGACCCCATCGACGCAGAGGCAG ACAAGTGTGGCTCGAAGCGTCGCTCGTCTGACATCATCAGCCTGCTGGTCAGTATCTACGGCAGTAAAGAACTTTTCATCAGCGAGTACCGGAGCGTGCTGGCTGACCGACTCATACACCAGCTCAACTACAACACGACCAG GGAGATTCGCAATGTTGAGCTGTTGAAGCTGCGCTTCGGGGAGTCCCACCTGCACTTTTGCGAGGTCATGCTGAAG GACGTGGCAGACTCGCGGCGCATCAACAGCAACGTGGCAGATGAGGAGATGAAGCTGCCGGAGGAGCAGCGCTCGCCCCTCCCCCTGAGCGCCCTGATCATGTCCAGCGAGTTCTGGCCCCCCCTCAAGGAGGAGAAGCTGGAGCTGCCAGCCCCCATCAAGGAGGTGATGGAGAGCTTCACCAAGAGATATGAGAAGCTCAAG GCTATGCGCACTCTGAGCTGGAAGCCCCACCTGGGCTCAGTCACTCTGGACCTGGAGCTGGGAGACCGCACGCTGTCCAACCTGTCTGTCTCTCCCGTCCACGCAGCCATCATCATGCACTTCCAGGACAGGA GCTCCTGGACCCTGGAGGAGCTGGGTGAAGCTCTGGAGATGCCCGCCTCAGTGCTGCGCAGGAGGATGACTCTGTGGCAGCAGCAGGGCGTGCTGAGGGAGGAGCCGGCGGGCACCTTCGTGGTCGTGGAGAAGGCGCAGTGCGAGCGTCCCGAGAAGAACGTGGTGCTGCTGGAGAGCGACGAGGAGGGCGAGTCTAACATGGCCACGCAGTCCGAGCAGAAGGAGGAGAAACTGCAG ATGTTCTGGGCTTACATCCAGGCCATGCTGACGAACCTGGACTCGATGAGTCTGGAGCGGATTCACAACATGCTCAAGATGTTTGTCACCATGGGCCCCGTCGTCACGGAGATGGACATCCAGGAGCTGCAGGCCTTCCTCCAGACAAAGGTTCGAGACCAGCAGCTCATCTCCTCGGGGGGCGTCTACCGGCTCCCCAAGTCCCCAAACTGA
- the rnf208 gene encoding RING finger protein 208 encodes MSCLRLQPASIPMDTVKIIQSEKFPPLRREPPRAAWPSESEVIVNQGCGELALDGVGAGAGGTPPAPSRRERVGYLSQRKPSGAELCFHNQFHCKAADDVIVNQYVLRSASGTPCEPLECPTCGHTYNLTGKRPRILSCLHSVCEECLQILYESCPKYKFISCPTCRRETVLFTDYGLAALAVNTSILNRLPAEGGLGPSNPVQWGGDSDRSCYQTVRQYCQSACTCQLANPLSSCAIM; translated from the coding sequence ATGTCCTGCCTGAGGCTCCAGCCTGCGTCTATCCCCATGGACACCGTGAAGATCATCCAGTCGGAGAAGTTCCCCCCCCTGCGGCGCGAGCCCCCCCGGGCCGCCTGGCCGTCCGAGTCCGAGGTGATCGTGAACCAGGGGTGCGGAGAGCTGGCACTGGACGGAGTGGGTGCGGGCGCGGGGGGGACCCCGCCAGCCCCCTCCCGGAGAGAGAGGGTCGGGTATCTCAGCCAGCGCAAGCCCAGCGGTGCGGAGCTCTGCTTCCACAACCAGTTCCACTGCAAGGCGGCAGACGACGTGATCGTGAACCAGTACGTGCTGCGCTCAGCCTCGGGCACGCCCTGCGAGCCGCTGGAGTGCCCCACCTGCGGGCACACCTACAACCTGACGGGCAAGCGGCCGCGCATCCTGTCCTGCCTGCACTCGGTGTGCGAGGAGTGCCTGCAGATCCTCTATGAGTCCTGCCCCAAGTACAAGTTCATCTCCTGCCCGACCTGCCGGCGTGAGACCGTGCTCTTCACTGACTACGGGCTGGCCGCGCTCGCCGTCAACACCAGCATCCTGAACCGGCTGCCAGCCGAGGGGGGGCTGGGGCCCTCCAACCCAGTGCAGTGGGGGGGCGACTCGGACCGCAGCTGCTACCAGACCGTACGCCAGTACTGCCAGTCTGCATGCACCTGCCAGCTCGCCAACCCGCTGTCTTCCTGCGCCATCATGTAG